One region of Sebastes fasciatus isolate fSebFas1 chromosome 1, fSebFas1.pri, whole genome shotgun sequence genomic DNA includes:
- the LOC141770504 gene encoding EF-hand and coiled-coil domain-containing protein 1: MERTALAPPRVQPSPRAVRKSAWLRSVLLHHHRPDPGAENEIIVLTTGIDQYLQEVFHHLAYTNQDDTVSAEDFTSLCSVLGLKRTGGDDEEDEEFMDVCSSLPDQLSFKDFHSRLCGYLCVRSVRKGTGESSPWRLPVTEDTELVERQIRLRWPRIRRRKCVSFDLERNRNGPGNRMSKGRTAEDRESDEVSALRELVEDLRSALQGSDARCLALEVALCRERSRTVPSGPPSSSTATVSSPTTSITLVQGKLVPTHRIKGAGGDAARRLARRRDIRDPLVRELKLIRSARDGQLEEAMRFNERLEEELRWAYQEVRKFHVVESALRKENAQIRRRAEEAREALSLGLQRVRMIQEQAQSVPQLQSRITQLEAELHQYRSCCTCIPDPAHQQIYPVGAADACSKTECLQRAVEGRAASDEEEEEDRGTREEGQCCLLEVKKHRLHGCGKGCQNHVVHRSHLHDTKLISSLKDSRGRCSLKGQNQEQPDGSREKEKRPEEEEDKTKLEEKLTDALTLLLQLRNKNVSRRFLWKIVMDTLDVCSRSGDGPSQVLQVADALCVRLSSRDLHGNGGDDEEKPLVPSSGCQTSGVNPLLISC; this comes from the exons ATGGAGCGCACCGCATTGGCACCGCCGCGCGTCCAGCCGTCTCCTCGAGCTGTGCGTAAAAGCGCTTGGCTCCGGAGCGTCCTGCTCCATCACCACCGACCTGATCCCGGCGCAGAGAACGAGATCATAGTCCTGACTACTGGAATAGACCAGTACCTGCAGGAGGTCTTCCACCACCTGGCTTACACCAACCAGGACGACACGGTGTCGGCGGAGGACTTCACCTCACTGTGCTCCGTGCTGGGACTCAAGAGAACCGGAggagatgatgaggaggatgaagagttTATGGATGTGTGCTCATCACTGCCAGACCAGCTGTCCTTTAAAGACTTCCACTCGCGGCTCTGCGGGTATTTATGTGTGCGCAGTGTGCGTAAAGGCACCGGAGAGAGTTCTCCATGGCGCCTCCCGGTTACCGAGGACACCGAGCTGGTGGAGCGACAGATCCGGCTCCGGTGGCCGCGGATCAGACGGAGGAAATGTGTGAGTTTTGATCTGGAGAGGAACCGGAATGGACCCGGTAACCGGATGAGTAAAGGTCGAACCGCAGAGGACCGAGAGTCAG atgAGGTATCAGCTCTGAGGGAGCTGGTGGAGGACCTCCGCTCGGCGCTGCAGGGTAGCGACGCTCGCTGCCTGGCCCTGGAGGTGGCCCTCTGTCGGGAGAGGAGCCGCACCGTCCCCTCCGGTCCTCCGTCCAGCTCCACCGCCACAGTCTCATCTCCCACAACGTCCATCACCCTCGTACAGGGCAAACTGGTACCAACACACAGAATCAAAGGTGCTGGAGGGGACGCGGCGAGGAGGTTGGCGAGGAGGCGGGACATCAGGGACCCCCTTGTGAGGGAGCTGAAGCTGATCCGCTCCGCCCGCGATGGGCAGCTGGAGGAGGCCATGAGATTCAACGAGCgtctggaggaggagctgcggTGGGCGTACCAGGAGGTGCGTAAGTTCCACGTGGTGGAGTCAGCCCTGAGGAAGGAGAACGCTCAGATCAG GAGGCGGGCGGAGGAGGCCAGGGAGGCTCTGAGTCTGGGGCTTCAGAGGGTCCGGATGATCCAGGAGCAGGCTCAGTCTGTACCGCAGCTCCAGTCCAGGATCACCCAGCTGGAGGCTGAACTGCACCAGTACAG ATCCTGCTGCACCTGCATCCCTGACCCCGCCCATCAACAGATTTACCCAGTTGGAGCAGCAGACGCTTGTAGCAAGACAG AGTGTCTGCAGAGAGCGGTGGAAGGGAGAGCTGCCTctgacgaagaggaggaggaggacagagggacgAGGGAGGAAGGACAGTGCTGCCTGTTGGAGGTGAAGAAGCACCGACTGCACGGCTGTGGCAAAGG atGTCAGAACCACGTGGTCCATCGGAGTCACCTGCACGATACAAAGCTCATCAGCTCTTTAAAGgacagcagggggcgctgcagCCTGAAGGGACAAAACCAGGAGCAGCCGGATGgaagcagagaaaaagaaaag AGGcccgaggaagaggaggacaagaCGAAGCTGGAGGAGAAACTCACCGACGCtctcacactgctgctgcagttACGCAACaag AACGTGTCCCGCAGGTTCCTGTGGAAGATCGTGATGGACACTCTGGACGTGTGCAGCCGGAGTGGAGACG GTCCTTCTCAGGTGCTGCAGGTAGCTGACGCCCTCTGCGTCCGGCTGTCCTCCCGGGATCTCCATGGAAACggaggagatgatgaagagaaaCCGCTGGTTCCGTCTTCAGGGTGTCAAACCAGCGGCGTCAACCCGCTGCTCATCTCCTGTTAG